A stretch of the Massilia varians genome encodes the following:
- a CDS encoding SCO family protein, translating into MCRVLAALLFASAAAQAAPALKSGSFSPARPAPEIAQQAADGRDFRLSSLRGKVVVLEFGFTHCPAVCPASLAMLAQARQKLGADAGRLQVVFISVDPERDTPARLKRYLAQFDKDFIGLTGTPEQMAAIRKDYGISATRFPAPAGQSGYQMGHSSYLYFIDKKGMLRAMMPFGRPADEMVHDVNVLAAE; encoded by the coding sequence ATGTGCCGCGTGCTGGCGGCGCTGCTGTTCGCAAGCGCGGCCGCGCAGGCGGCGCCGGCCCTGAAATCCGGCAGCTTCTCGCCGGCGCGCCCGGCGCCCGAGATCGCGCAACAGGCCGCCGACGGCCGCGACTTCCGCCTGTCGTCCTTGCGCGGCAAGGTGGTGGTGCTGGAGTTCGGCTTCACCCATTGCCCGGCCGTGTGTCCGGCTTCGCTGGCCATGCTGGCGCAGGCGCGCCAGAAGCTCGGCGCCGATGCCGGCCGGCTGCAGGTGGTATTCATCTCGGTCGACCCGGAACGCGACACGCCGGCGCGCCTCAAACGTTACCTGGCGCAGTTCGACAAGGATTTCATCGGCCTGACCGGCACGCCCGAACAGATGGCGGCGATCCGCAAGGATTACGGCATCAGCGCCACCCGCTTCCCGGCGCCGGCCGGCCAGTCCGGCTACCAGATGGGACACTCGTCCTACCTGTACTTCATCGACAAGAAAGGCATGCTGCGCGCGATGATGCCCTTCGGCCGCCCGGCCGACGAGATGGTGCACGACGTGAA
- a CDS encoding ABC transporter substrate-binding protein gives MYEHSPRRRQLLGGALALPLVGMGTGAHAAPAPLRVGGLPVTCNLTLPIACKARAVNDGKPDAPFTAFEYNKFSGWPEIKESLMTGRIQAAYMLAPLVMDLTDWRIPLKIVSLGHRSGAVIMVRTDSPFRKFSDLRGRSIAIPSRFAVDYLFLRKMLAREGMSPRDIEIIEMAPPDMPAALYAKAVDGYCTGEPFGAAAQRAGYARPLSMTRDEWRNYICCVLTVRQELIDSNRPLVQDLVNYVQAAGNWLDAGPVNRDKAAVIAANRTFFNQDPNIIRFVMNNPSDRVTYGDLRMLRGEFDELMRLSVQAGTLKRPVRYEQYVDESFVKNIRKVEVRL, from the coding sequence ATGTACGAGCATTCCCCGCGCCGGCGTCAGCTGCTCGGCGGCGCACTGGCCCTGCCGCTGGTTGGCATGGGCACGGGCGCGCACGCGGCGCCGGCGCCGTTGCGCGTGGGGGGGCTGCCCGTCACCTGCAACCTGACGCTGCCGATCGCCTGCAAGGCGCGCGCCGTCAACGACGGCAAGCCGGATGCGCCTTTCACCGCCTTCGAGTACAACAAGTTCTCGGGCTGGCCGGAGATCAAGGAATCCCTGATGACCGGCCGCATCCAGGCCGCCTACATGCTGGCGCCCCTGGTGATGGACCTGACCGACTGGCGCATCCCGCTGAAGATCGTCTCGCTCGGGCACCGCTCCGGCGCGGTGATCATGGTGCGCACCGATTCGCCCTTCCGCAAGTTCTCCGACCTGCGCGGCAGGAGCATCGCCATCCCGAGCCGCTTCGCGGTGGACTACCTGTTCCTGCGCAAGATGCTGGCGCGCGAAGGCATGTCGCCCAGGGACATCGAGATCATCGAGATGGCGCCGCCGGACATGCCGGCCGCGCTCTACGCGAAGGCCGTGGACGGCTATTGCACCGGCGAGCCCTTCGGCGCCGCGGCCCAGCGTGCCGGCTATGCGCGGCCGCTGTCGATGACGCGCGACGAGTGGCGCAACTACATCTGCTGCGTGCTGACCGTGCGCCAGGAACTCATCGACAGCAACCGGCCGCTGGTGCAGGACCTGGTCAATTACGTGCAGGCGGCCGGCAACTGGCTCGACGCCGGGCCCGTCAACCGCGACAAGGCGGCCGTGATCGCGGCCAACCGCACGTTCTTCAACCAGGACCCGAACATCATCCGCTTCGTCATGAACAACCCCTCGGACCGCGTGACCTACGGCGACCTGCGCATGCTGCGCGGCGAATTCGACGAGCTGATGCGCCTGTCGGTGCAGGCCGGCACGCTCAAGCGTCCGGTACGCTACGAACAATATGTGGACGAGAGCTTCGTGAAGAACATCCGGAAGGTAGAGGTGAGGCTGTGA
- a CDS encoding LysR substrate-binding domain-containing protein: MTLEQLRIFVAVAERQHLTQAAAALSLTPSAVSASIKALEERYGATLFHRVGRRIETSEEGRIFLEEARRTLASARAAETTLAELGELRRGALALHASQTIASYWLPSFLVRFRERYPAIGLELEVGNTQGVAQAVLQGLADLGFVEDAIDVPQLSAAAVGQDRMVVVVAPGHPWADGRALAPSDLREAQWILRETGSGTRSAFEAALARLGIPAASLRVALSLPSNEAVRSAVMAGPFATAMSEMVVASHLEAGLLKRARLALPVRDFLLLRHRTRHRSRAAAAFEDSVLASRPAPDSGQ; this comes from the coding sequence ATGACCCTGGAACAACTGCGTATCTTTGTCGCCGTGGCGGAACGCCAGCACCTGACCCAGGCCGCCGCAGCCCTGTCGCTGACGCCTTCCGCCGTCAGCGCGTCCATCAAGGCGCTGGAAGAGCGCTACGGCGCCACCCTGTTCCATCGGGTAGGCCGGCGTATCGAAACGAGCGAGGAGGGTCGCATTTTCCTGGAGGAAGCGCGCCGCACCCTGGCCAGCGCGCGCGCCGCCGAAACCACCCTGGCCGAGCTGGGCGAACTGCGGCGCGGCGCGCTGGCGCTCCATGCCAGCCAGACGATCGCCAGCTACTGGCTGCCGTCCTTCCTGGTGCGTTTTCGCGAGCGCTATCCGGCCATCGGGCTCGAACTGGAGGTCGGCAATACCCAGGGCGTCGCGCAGGCGGTGCTGCAGGGATTGGCCGACCTGGGCTTCGTGGAAGACGCCATCGACGTCCCGCAGCTGTCGGCGGCGGCGGTGGGGCAGGACAGGATGGTGGTCGTGGTGGCGCCCGGCCACCCCTGGGCCGACGGCCGCGCCCTGGCGCCGTCCGACCTGCGCGAGGCCCAGTGGATCCTGCGTGAAACCGGATCGGGCACGCGCTCGGCCTTCGAAGCCGCGCTGGCCCGGCTGGGCATTCCTGCCGCGTCGCTGCGGGTCGCCCTCAGCCTGCCCTCGAACGAGGCGGTGCGCAGTGCGGTGATGGCCGGGCCGTTTGCCACCGCCATGTCGGAAATGGTGGTGGCATCGCACCTGGAAGCCGGCTTGCTCAAGCGGGCGCGGCTTGCGCTCCCGGTGCGCGATTTCCTGCTGCTGCGCCACCGTACGCGCCATCGCAGCCGCGCCGCCGCGGCCTTCGAGGACAGCGTGCTGGCAAGCCGGCCGGCACCGGATAGCGGCCAATGA